In a genomic window of Pangasianodon hypophthalmus isolate fPanHyp1 chromosome 1, fPanHyp1.pri, whole genome shotgun sequence:
- the trak1a gene encoding trafficking kinesin-binding protein 1 isoform X4 produces the protein MQRFVEADYYELDWYYEECADVLCAERVGQMTKTYNDIDAVTRLLEEKERDLELAARIGQSLLKKNKTLSERNEFLEEQVEHIREEVSQLRHDLSMKDELLQFYTSAAEESEGESVTSTPIPRNESSFSVPNYFPLDSLQKKLQDLEEENIVLRSEACHLETETISYEEKEQQLVNDCVKELRDANVQISSLAEELAKKTEDASRQQEEITHLLSQIVDLQKKVKCYALENEELTQHLGAAKDAQRQLTAELRELEDKYAECMEMLHEAQEELKNFRNKTVSQSTPRRFHPLGFFPMDSLAAEIEGTMRKEIQMSDPEVEDQRLHPKRVFQTVRNINQVVRQRSLCPSPMNIPGSNQTSSLNSRHSSCLSTPRSSVYGGEGSVMDNRTNSMMLESHTPQECSEDSNKKPGTPGTPGSHDLEAALRRLSLRRDNYLSERRFFEEERERKLLALAEEKSEPCGDGDGEGGGSLTHADSILSLGTLHSVCSVYSSRSYLPEKLQIVKPLEGSATLHAWQQLAQPNLGGILDARPGVVTKGFRHLQLDLEEVYKFTDLEEDESAEHQNSQPTLSTSGLGSLSCSPSSNLHQQGEQHRLERPGAEPELQEMGGDAQNEEEEMASVHFPGKCMSHTNSTYTFTTCRILHPSDELTRVTPSVMAAGASQVPCLKSISSVHSTPASTPCTPRRLSLAESFTNLREHTKTTSISLGLVRLLQERGISAAVYNPHSWDRAEKTPNSSQSVSRTFPTAPGPDTMPSTPPNSPAQSKPSSPVLPMDFSPSDPPYENFLASRPASSILKEMRGAETKLRTESQCQTEMSIQNLRLVDKVKRFSLGPRAVTPGPGVVLATPSFGTQPGLPSPIAGLTGIRRNRSYPVMVGASMAMKGLGPPSEDLLLPPKPSRQASLSEE, from the exons gtttCTCAGCTGCGTCATGATCTCTCTATGAAGGATGAACTGCTCCAGTTCTACACCAGTGCTGCTGAGGAGAGCGAGGGAGAGTCGGTCACCTCTACCCC GATCCCTCGGAATGAATCCTCATTTTCGGTGCCAAATTACTTCCCTCTGGACTCACTACAAAAGAAGCTCCAAGACCTAGAGGAGGAGAACATTGTGCTGCGATCTGAG GCGTGTCACTTGGAGACGGAGACCATCTCGTATGAGGAGAAGGAACAGCAGCTGGTTAATGACTGTGTGAAAGAGCTCA GGGATGCTAACGTACAGATCTCGTCACTTGCGGAGGAGCTGGCGAAGAAGACGGAAGATGCCTCCAGGCAGCAGGAAGAGATTACACACCTGCTCTCTCAGATTGTGGACCTCCAGAAAAAGGTTAAATGT TATGCACTAGAAAATGAGGAGCTCACACAGCACCTGGGAGCTGCTAAGGACGCCCAGAGACAGCTCACTGCTGAG CTGCGGGAGCTGGAGGATAAGTATGCAGAGTGTATGGAGATGCTGCATGAAGCCCAAGAGGAGTTGAAGAACTTCAGGAACAAGACAGTGTCTCAAAGCACGCCACGCCGCTTTCACCCGCTTGGCTTTTTTCCCAtg GACTCCTTAGCTGCTGAAATTGAAGGGACCATGAGGAAAGAGATTCAGATGTCTGACCCGGAAGTGGAAGATCAGAG GTTACACCCAAAGCGAGTCTTCCAAACAGTGCGCAACATCAATCAGGTGGTTCGTCAGCGCTCACTCTGCCCCTCCCCCATGAACATCCCAGGCTCCAATCAGACATCGTCCTTGAATTCTAGGCACTCCAGCTGTCTGAGCACACCCAGGTCCAGTGTTTATGGGGGAGAAGGGAGTGTCATGGACAACCGCACCAACAGCATGATGCTGGAGAGCCACACTCCACAGGAGTG TTCAGAAGACTCGAACAAGAAGCCTGGTACTCCTGGCACACCTGGATCTCACGACCTGGAGGCAGCGCTACGGCGGCTCTCGCTTCGCCGTGACAACTACCTGAGCGAGCGGCGCTTTTttgaggaggagagagaacGCAAGCTGCTGGCACTAGCCGAGGAGAAGAGCGAGCCATGTGGAGACGGTGATGGAGAAGGAGGAGGCTCACTCACACATGCAGACAGCATCCTATCTCTGGGCACTCTGCATTCGGTCTGCTCTGTGTACAGCAGTCGCTCCTACCTGCCCGAGAAGCTGCAGATCGTCAAGCCTCTGGAAG GGTCAGCGACTCTGCATGCGTGGCAGCAGCTGGCCCAGCCCAACCTTGGTGGCATTCTGGATGCTCGGCCAGGGGTAGTGACCAAGGGCTTCCGCCATCTCCAGCTTGACCTCGAGGAGGTCTATAAGTTCACAGACTTGGAGGAAGATGAGTCAGCAGAGCATCAGAACTCTCAGCCCACTCTCTCTACCTCAGGCCTGGGCTCACTGTCCTGTTCACCGAGCTCAAACCTCCATCAGCAGGGGGAGCAGCACCGATTAGAGAGACCAGGGGCAGAGCCAGAGCTACAGGAGATGGGAGGAGATGCACagaatgaggaggaggagatggcaTCTG TGCATTTTCCTGGTAAATGTATGTCTCACACAAACTCTACCTACACCTTCACTACTTGCCGGATACTCCACCCCTCTGATGAGCTGACCAGAGTCACTCCCAG tGTGATGGCAGCAGGTGCCTCCCAGGTCCCCTGTCTGAAGAGCATCAGTAGTGTGCACTCTACTCCAGCCTCTACCCCCTGCACACCACGCCGGCTCAGCCTGGCTGAGAGCTTCACTAATCTGCGGGAGCACACCAAAACCACAAGCATCTCTCTGGGCCTGGTGCGCCTCCTACAGGAGCGTGGGATTTCTGCAGCTGTCTACAACCCTCACAGCTGGGACCGGGCTGAAAAAACACCTAACAGCTCACAATCTGTTTCAAGAACATTCCCCACTGCCCCAGGCCCAGACACCATGCCCTCGACACCCCCAAACTCCCCCGCCCAATCCAAACCCAGCAGCCCTGTGCTGCCTATGGACTTCAGCCCCTCCGACCCACCTTACGAGAACTTCCTCGCTTCACGGCCCGCCAGTTCCATTCTGAAGGAGATGCGGGGAGCAGAAACCAAGCTGCGCACGGAATCCCAGTGCCAGACAGAGATGAGCATACAAAATCTGCGGCTTGTGGACAAAGTGAAGCGCTTCAGCCTCGGCCCAAGAGCTGTGACTCCAGGTCCTGGGGTAGTTTTAGCCACCCCTTCTTTCGGGACCCAACCTGGGCTGCCCAGCCCCATAGCAGGACTGACCGGGATCCGGAGAAACCGAAGTTACCCGGTTATGGTTGGGGCTAGTATGGCGATGAAGGGATTGGGGCCACCTAGTGAAGACTTGCTCCTGCCCCCCAAACCTTCTAGACAGGCTAGCCTTAGTGAGGAGTGA
- the trak1a gene encoding trafficking kinesin-binding protein 1 isoform X6: MACHLETETISYEEKEQQLVNDCVKELRDANVQISSLAEELAKKTEDASRQQEEITHLLSQIVDLQKKVKCYALENEELTQHLGAAKDAQRQLTAELRELEDKYAECMEMLHEAQEELKNFRNKTVSQSTPRRFHPLGFFPMDSLAAEIEGTMRKEIQMSDPEVEDQRLHPKRVFQTVRNINQVVRQRSLCPSPMNIPGSNQTSSLNSRHSSCLSTPRSSVYGGEGSVMDNRTNSMMLESHTPQECSEDSNKKPGTPGTPGSHDLEAALRRLSLRRDNYLSERRFFEEERERKLLALAEEKSEPCGDGDGEGGGSLTHADSILSLGTLHSVCSVYSSRSYLPEKLQIVKPLEGSATLHAWQQLAQPNLGGILDARPGVVTKGFRHLQLDLEEVYKFTDLEEDESAEHQNSQPTLSTSGLGSLSCSPSSNLHQQGEQHRLERPGAEPELQEMGGDAQNEEEEMASVHFPGKCMSHTNSTYTFTTCRILHPSDELTRVTPSVMAAGASQVPCLKSISSVHSTPASTPCTPRRLSLAESFTNLREHTKTTSISLGLVRLLQERGISAAVYNPHSWDRAEKTPNSSQSVSRTFPTAPGPDTMPSTPPNSPAQSKPSSPVLPMDFSPSDPPYENFLASRPASSILKEMRGAETKLRTESQCQTEMSIQNLRLVDKVKRFSLGPRAVTPGPGVVLATPSFGTQPGLPSPIAGLTGIRRNRSYPVMVGASMAMKGLGPPSEDLLLPPKPSRQASLSEE, encoded by the exons ATG GCGTGTCACTTGGAGACGGAGACCATCTCGTATGAGGAGAAGGAACAGCAGCTGGTTAATGACTGTGTGAAAGAGCTCA GGGATGCTAACGTACAGATCTCGTCACTTGCGGAGGAGCTGGCGAAGAAGACGGAAGATGCCTCCAGGCAGCAGGAAGAGATTACACACCTGCTCTCTCAGATTGTGGACCTCCAGAAAAAGGTTAAATGT TATGCACTAGAAAATGAGGAGCTCACACAGCACCTGGGAGCTGCTAAGGACGCCCAGAGACAGCTCACTGCTGAG CTGCGGGAGCTGGAGGATAAGTATGCAGAGTGTATGGAGATGCTGCATGAAGCCCAAGAGGAGTTGAAGAACTTCAGGAACAAGACAGTGTCTCAAAGCACGCCACGCCGCTTTCACCCGCTTGGCTTTTTTCCCAtg GACTCCTTAGCTGCTGAAATTGAAGGGACCATGAGGAAAGAGATTCAGATGTCTGACCCGGAAGTGGAAGATCAGAG GTTACACCCAAAGCGAGTCTTCCAAACAGTGCGCAACATCAATCAGGTGGTTCGTCAGCGCTCACTCTGCCCCTCCCCCATGAACATCCCAGGCTCCAATCAGACATCGTCCTTGAATTCTAGGCACTCCAGCTGTCTGAGCACACCCAGGTCCAGTGTTTATGGGGGAGAAGGGAGTGTCATGGACAACCGCACCAACAGCATGATGCTGGAGAGCCACACTCCACAGGAGTG TTCAGAAGACTCGAACAAGAAGCCTGGTACTCCTGGCACACCTGGATCTCACGACCTGGAGGCAGCGCTACGGCGGCTCTCGCTTCGCCGTGACAACTACCTGAGCGAGCGGCGCTTTTttgaggaggagagagaacGCAAGCTGCTGGCACTAGCCGAGGAGAAGAGCGAGCCATGTGGAGACGGTGATGGAGAAGGAGGAGGCTCACTCACACATGCAGACAGCATCCTATCTCTGGGCACTCTGCATTCGGTCTGCTCTGTGTACAGCAGTCGCTCCTACCTGCCCGAGAAGCTGCAGATCGTCAAGCCTCTGGAAG GGTCAGCGACTCTGCATGCGTGGCAGCAGCTGGCCCAGCCCAACCTTGGTGGCATTCTGGATGCTCGGCCAGGGGTAGTGACCAAGGGCTTCCGCCATCTCCAGCTTGACCTCGAGGAGGTCTATAAGTTCACAGACTTGGAGGAAGATGAGTCAGCAGAGCATCAGAACTCTCAGCCCACTCTCTCTACCTCAGGCCTGGGCTCACTGTCCTGTTCACCGAGCTCAAACCTCCATCAGCAGGGGGAGCAGCACCGATTAGAGAGACCAGGGGCAGAGCCAGAGCTACAGGAGATGGGAGGAGATGCACagaatgaggaggaggagatggcaTCTG TGCATTTTCCTGGTAAATGTATGTCTCACACAAACTCTACCTACACCTTCACTACTTGCCGGATACTCCACCCCTCTGATGAGCTGACCAGAGTCACTCCCAG tGTGATGGCAGCAGGTGCCTCCCAGGTCCCCTGTCTGAAGAGCATCAGTAGTGTGCACTCTACTCCAGCCTCTACCCCCTGCACACCACGCCGGCTCAGCCTGGCTGAGAGCTTCACTAATCTGCGGGAGCACACCAAAACCACAAGCATCTCTCTGGGCCTGGTGCGCCTCCTACAGGAGCGTGGGATTTCTGCAGCTGTCTACAACCCTCACAGCTGGGACCGGGCTGAAAAAACACCTAACAGCTCACAATCTGTTTCAAGAACATTCCCCACTGCCCCAGGCCCAGACACCATGCCCTCGACACCCCCAAACTCCCCCGCCCAATCCAAACCCAGCAGCCCTGTGCTGCCTATGGACTTCAGCCCCTCCGACCCACCTTACGAGAACTTCCTCGCTTCACGGCCCGCCAGTTCCATTCTGAAGGAGATGCGGGGAGCAGAAACCAAGCTGCGCACGGAATCCCAGTGCCAGACAGAGATGAGCATACAAAATCTGCGGCTTGTGGACAAAGTGAAGCGCTTCAGCCTCGGCCCAAGAGCTGTGACTCCAGGTCCTGGGGTAGTTTTAGCCACCCCTTCTTTCGGGACCCAACCTGGGCTGCCCAGCCCCATAGCAGGACTGACCGGGATCCGGAGAAACCGAAGTTACCCGGTTATGGTTGGGGCTAGTATGGCGATGAAGGGATTGGGGCCACCTAGTGAAGACTTGCTCCTGCCCCCCAAACCTTCTAGACAGGCTAGCCTTAGTGAGGAGTGA
- the trak1a gene encoding trafficking kinesin-binding protein 1 isoform X5 gives MTKTYNDIDAVTRLLEEKERDLELAARIGQSLLKKNKTLSERNEFLEEQVEHIREEVSQLRHDLSMKDELLQFYTSAAEESEGESVTSTPIPRNESSFSVPNYFPLDSLQKKLQDLEEENIVLRSEACHLETETISYEEKEQQLVNDCVKELRDANVQISSLAEELAKKTEDASRQQEEITHLLSQIVDLQKKVKCYALENEELTQHLGAAKDAQRQLTAELRELEDKYAECMEMLHEAQEELKNFRNKTVSQSTPRRFHPLGFFPMDSLAAEIEGTMRKEIQMSDPEVEDQRLHPKRVFQTVRNINQVVRQRSLCPSPMNIPGSNQTSSLNSRHSSCLSTPRSSVYGGEGSVMDNRTNSMMLESHTPQECSEDSNKKPGTPGTPGSHDLEAALRRLSLRRDNYLSERRFFEEERERKLLALAEEKSEPCGDGDGEGGGSLTHADSILSLGTLHSVCSVYSSRSYLPEKLQIVKPLEGSATLHAWQQLAQPNLGGILDARPGVVTKGFRHLQLDLEEVYKFTDLEEDESAEHQNSQPTLSTSGLGSLSCSPSSNLHQQGEQHRLERPGAEPELQEMGGDAQNEEEEMASVHFPGKCMSHTNSTYTFTTCRILHPSDELTRVTPSVMAAGASQVPCLKSISSVHSTPASTPCTPRRLSLAESFTNLREHTKTTSISLGLVRLLQERGISAAVYNPHSWDRAEKTPNSSQSVSRTFPTAPGPDTMPSTPPNSPAQSKPSSPVLPMDFSPSDPPYENFLASRPASSILKEMRGAETKLRTESQCQTEMSIQNLRLVDKVKRFSLGPRAVTPGPGVVLATPSFGTQPGLPSPIAGLTGIRRNRSYPVMVGASMAMKGLGPPSEDLLLPPKPSRQASLSEE, from the exons gtttCTCAGCTGCGTCATGATCTCTCTATGAAGGATGAACTGCTCCAGTTCTACACCAGTGCTGCTGAGGAGAGCGAGGGAGAGTCGGTCACCTCTACCCC GATCCCTCGGAATGAATCCTCATTTTCGGTGCCAAATTACTTCCCTCTGGACTCACTACAAAAGAAGCTCCAAGACCTAGAGGAGGAGAACATTGTGCTGCGATCTGAG GCGTGTCACTTGGAGACGGAGACCATCTCGTATGAGGAGAAGGAACAGCAGCTGGTTAATGACTGTGTGAAAGAGCTCA GGGATGCTAACGTACAGATCTCGTCACTTGCGGAGGAGCTGGCGAAGAAGACGGAAGATGCCTCCAGGCAGCAGGAAGAGATTACACACCTGCTCTCTCAGATTGTGGACCTCCAGAAAAAGGTTAAATGT TATGCACTAGAAAATGAGGAGCTCACACAGCACCTGGGAGCTGCTAAGGACGCCCAGAGACAGCTCACTGCTGAG CTGCGGGAGCTGGAGGATAAGTATGCAGAGTGTATGGAGATGCTGCATGAAGCCCAAGAGGAGTTGAAGAACTTCAGGAACAAGACAGTGTCTCAAAGCACGCCACGCCGCTTTCACCCGCTTGGCTTTTTTCCCAtg GACTCCTTAGCTGCTGAAATTGAAGGGACCATGAGGAAAGAGATTCAGATGTCTGACCCGGAAGTGGAAGATCAGAG GTTACACCCAAAGCGAGTCTTCCAAACAGTGCGCAACATCAATCAGGTGGTTCGTCAGCGCTCACTCTGCCCCTCCCCCATGAACATCCCAGGCTCCAATCAGACATCGTCCTTGAATTCTAGGCACTCCAGCTGTCTGAGCACACCCAGGTCCAGTGTTTATGGGGGAGAAGGGAGTGTCATGGACAACCGCACCAACAGCATGATGCTGGAGAGCCACACTCCACAGGAGTG TTCAGAAGACTCGAACAAGAAGCCTGGTACTCCTGGCACACCTGGATCTCACGACCTGGAGGCAGCGCTACGGCGGCTCTCGCTTCGCCGTGACAACTACCTGAGCGAGCGGCGCTTTTttgaggaggagagagaacGCAAGCTGCTGGCACTAGCCGAGGAGAAGAGCGAGCCATGTGGAGACGGTGATGGAGAAGGAGGAGGCTCACTCACACATGCAGACAGCATCCTATCTCTGGGCACTCTGCATTCGGTCTGCTCTGTGTACAGCAGTCGCTCCTACCTGCCCGAGAAGCTGCAGATCGTCAAGCCTCTGGAAG GGTCAGCGACTCTGCATGCGTGGCAGCAGCTGGCCCAGCCCAACCTTGGTGGCATTCTGGATGCTCGGCCAGGGGTAGTGACCAAGGGCTTCCGCCATCTCCAGCTTGACCTCGAGGAGGTCTATAAGTTCACAGACTTGGAGGAAGATGAGTCAGCAGAGCATCAGAACTCTCAGCCCACTCTCTCTACCTCAGGCCTGGGCTCACTGTCCTGTTCACCGAGCTCAAACCTCCATCAGCAGGGGGAGCAGCACCGATTAGAGAGACCAGGGGCAGAGCCAGAGCTACAGGAGATGGGAGGAGATGCACagaatgaggaggaggagatggcaTCTG TGCATTTTCCTGGTAAATGTATGTCTCACACAAACTCTACCTACACCTTCACTACTTGCCGGATACTCCACCCCTCTGATGAGCTGACCAGAGTCACTCCCAG tGTGATGGCAGCAGGTGCCTCCCAGGTCCCCTGTCTGAAGAGCATCAGTAGTGTGCACTCTACTCCAGCCTCTACCCCCTGCACACCACGCCGGCTCAGCCTGGCTGAGAGCTTCACTAATCTGCGGGAGCACACCAAAACCACAAGCATCTCTCTGGGCCTGGTGCGCCTCCTACAGGAGCGTGGGATTTCTGCAGCTGTCTACAACCCTCACAGCTGGGACCGGGCTGAAAAAACACCTAACAGCTCACAATCTGTTTCAAGAACATTCCCCACTGCCCCAGGCCCAGACACCATGCCCTCGACACCCCCAAACTCCCCCGCCCAATCCAAACCCAGCAGCCCTGTGCTGCCTATGGACTTCAGCCCCTCCGACCCACCTTACGAGAACTTCCTCGCTTCACGGCCCGCCAGTTCCATTCTGAAGGAGATGCGGGGAGCAGAAACCAAGCTGCGCACGGAATCCCAGTGCCAGACAGAGATGAGCATACAAAATCTGCGGCTTGTGGACAAAGTGAAGCGCTTCAGCCTCGGCCCAAGAGCTGTGACTCCAGGTCCTGGGGTAGTTTTAGCCACCCCTTCTTTCGGGACCCAACCTGGGCTGCCCAGCCCCATAGCAGGACTGACCGGGATCCGGAGAAACCGAAGTTACCCGGTTATGGTTGGGGCTAGTATGGCGATGAAGGGATTGGGGCCACCTAGTGAAGACTTGCTCCTGCCCCCCAAACCTTCTAGACAGGCTAGCCTTAGTGAGGAGTGA
- the ccka gene encoding cholecystokinin a produces the protein MNTGISVLVLLVALSSSGCFSHPTHFVEEGQLDGGSVDEHTRHSRAVPPSGQLNLLSKTQEENVEEDAVRRLNELLARLISRKGSYRRSPSLNSRSNHRIKDRDYLGWMDFGRRSAEEYEYSS, from the exons ATGAACACTGGAATCTCCGTGTTAGTGCTGCTGGTGGCTCTCTCCAGCAGTGGCTGCTTCTCTCACCCAACACACTTTGTGGAAGAAGGGCAGTTGGATGGAGGATCTGTAGATGAACACACACGCCACTCCCGTGCAGTGCCCCCCAGTGGCCAGCTCAACTTATTGTCTAAAACGCAAGAAGAGAATGTGGAGGAGGACGCTGTGCGCAGGCTGAACGAACTGCTGGCCAGACTCATTTCCAGAAAAG GTTCATATCGCAGGAGCCCATCCCTCAACAGCAGGTCCAACCACCGAATAAAGGACAGAGACTACCTGGGCTGGATGGATTTTGGCCGCCGGAGCGCTGAGGAGTATGAATACTCTTCATAA